In Burkholderia sp. GAS332, one DNA window encodes the following:
- a CDS encoding transcriptional regulator, LysR family, giving the protein MLAPLLVAFYETVRQGSVTAAAKRLEVSQPTITSRIQQLEKQYGVELFHRRGSRFDLTDAGAALMPLIDRMQQTESDIDFTLRNERELAAGNLRVGATGPYYILPAIAAFHRQYPAVKICVEIGNSQQILDALLDFRVDLAVSSQRVDDPRLARRTIADDPLVVVAHCRHPLAAQKVVRLADVAAHTLLLREPGSRTREATETALKRIGITPRMLIEIGSREAIYEAIRHNMGCTLMPHGEAPAHPDLRQLPLDADAPILQEYLYHLEARAGSRLITAFMANIDAPA; this is encoded by the coding sequence ATGCTCGCACCGCTTCTGGTCGCCTTTTATGAAACCGTCCGGCAGGGCAGTGTCACCGCCGCTGCGAAGCGTCTCGAAGTCAGTCAGCCGACCATCACGTCGCGCATCCAGCAACTGGAAAAGCAGTACGGTGTCGAGTTGTTCCACCGGCGCGGCAGCCGTTTCGACCTGACCGACGCCGGCGCTGCGTTGATGCCGCTGATCGACCGCATGCAGCAAACCGAAAGCGACATCGACTTCACGTTGCGCAACGAACGCGAACTGGCCGCCGGCAATCTGCGGGTCGGCGCGACCGGGCCTTATTACATTCTGCCGGCCATCGCGGCGTTTCATCGGCAGTATCCGGCCGTCAAGATCTGTGTCGAGATTGGCAATTCGCAGCAGATCCTCGATGCGCTGCTCGACTTCCGCGTCGATCTGGCTGTGTCGTCGCAACGGGTCGACGATCCACGTCTAGCACGCCGTACGATCGCCGACGATCCGCTCGTTGTCGTCGCGCATTGCAGGCATCCGCTGGCCGCGCAGAAAGTGGTCAGACTCGCCGACGTCGCCGCGCATACGCTGCTGCTGCGCGAGCCTGGCTCGCGTACCCGCGAGGCCACCGAAACCGCGCTCAAGCGCATTGGCATTACACCGAGAATGCTGATCGAAATCGGCAGCCGTGAGGCGATCTACGAAGCGATTCGCCACAACATGGGCTGCACGCTGATGCCGCACGGCGAGGCGCCGGCGCATCCCGATCTGCGGCAACTGCCTTTGGACGCCGACGCGCCGATTCTCCAGGAGTATCTGTATCACCTCGAGGCGCGTGCGGGCTCACGTCTCATCACCGCCTTTATGGCCAACATCGACGCGCCCGCCTAA
- a CDS encoding Uncharacterized conserved protein YkwD, contains CAP (CSP/antigen 5/PR1) domain translates to MNKTAKTAAFAISSIALAAALAACGGGGGSSSNPTGQTNSTGQTGSTASTPQPISLLAATGAAAGSPTLTGDVIADSVAYSSNMRLRLGMTALKNITQVNTAAANHALYMFDANQVGHYEVAGQPGFTGVAPSDRVAAAGYTTDTVGEIAAGIGGSFTSSTQAVDALFDAPFHRAIFLYDTTGVGFGQGPTNSDPTKYSTLVGDFVDYVQQTPDYKLVAYPYDGQTNVKPSWVANESPNPMANAPSYINQTVGYPVTLSAAGNGAFANINFMITDASGNAVPCQETDNTNNSEATRLAMCVPFKPLTANATYKVSVTGSLTNTSIPTPQAFSVSWSFTTGASAAVQARQLPAGSGSALPSVFN, encoded by the coding sequence ATGAACAAGACAGCAAAAACAGCAGCATTCGCCATTTCGTCCATCGCCCTCGCCGCAGCGCTCGCCGCGTGCGGCGGCGGAGGAGGCTCGTCATCCAATCCGACGGGACAAACGAACTCAACCGGACAAACCGGTTCAACTGCATCGACGCCTCAGCCCATCTCCTTGCTGGCTGCCACGGGAGCAGCGGCAGGCTCGCCGACGCTGACGGGAGACGTCATCGCCGACTCGGTCGCTTATTCGAGCAACATGCGTTTGCGGCTGGGCATGACGGCGCTCAAAAACATCACGCAAGTGAACACAGCCGCAGCGAACCATGCGCTCTACATGTTTGACGCCAACCAGGTCGGCCACTATGAAGTCGCAGGCCAGCCGGGCTTCACAGGCGTCGCTCCGTCGGACCGCGTCGCTGCGGCCGGTTACACGACCGACACCGTCGGCGAAATCGCCGCAGGCATCGGCGGCTCCTTCACGTCGTCGACGCAAGCGGTTGACGCGTTGTTCGACGCTCCGTTCCACCGCGCAATTTTTCTTTACGACACGACGGGCGTGGGCTTCGGCCAAGGCCCGACAAACAGCGACCCGACGAAGTATTCGACGTTGGTGGGCGACTTCGTCGACTACGTGCAGCAAACGCCGGACTACAAGCTTGTCGCGTATCCCTACGATGGGCAGACGAACGTGAAGCCATCCTGGGTCGCCAACGAGTCTCCGAATCCAATGGCGAACGCGCCGAGCTATATCAATCAGACCGTCGGCTATCCGGTCACGCTGAGCGCGGCGGGCAACGGCGCGTTCGCCAACATCAATTTTATGATCACCGACGCTTCGGGCAACGCGGTGCCTTGCCAGGAGACGGACAACACGAACAACAGCGAAGCGACACGCTTGGCAATGTGCGTGCCGTTCAAGCCGCTGACCGCCAACGCGACTTACAAAGTCTCGGTCACGGGCTCGCTGACCAACACCAGCATCCCGACTCCGCAGGCCTTCTCCGTGAGCTGGTCGTTCACGACCGGCGCGTCCGCAGCAGTGCAAGCGCGCCAGCTCCCCGCCGGATCGGGTTCGGCGCTTCCGTCCGTTTTCAACTAA
- a CDS encoding Concanavalin A-like lectin/glucanases superfamily protein, whose amino-acid sequence MRRHTVVQFACGLALLGALGATAALSGCGGVSHSSDNSSGNSAGNTQVGAGTPASTPATSGAPAAKKMLLVELDGVTYSALSAGIAGGKLPNLAKLTVAPAYSGGVNGTLSQQPNLDTPGWATVLTGTWADRHQINSDAPNQASHSSTVFQMLKSAGAGTVGAAVDSSGLAALLTPDQNAGNLDALVNCASVDTCVTQNSVSLIDNGYSLVFAQYHSAQDAALNDGLSSANYASTLTQLDAALGTLVAETAKRSNENWLVVVTSSHGLNAAGGTDGLPLPSESTSFIALNQAPNARLGNTTAPTTMAALYTRASIADITPTLLAYKSALPDPTTYALDGGQFIGATPVSQLLGTTGSDNASLVLIWTAPSTGAISVLRNGTLIASLPAGTATYTDSQLGLTATGVYPFNYTVVAGTAPLATITQVVYVQPPPPPPPPPPLATTLTNGLSSYYPFGALPPVDRLNASTMGPWAADADGGSLVADPFGGKGLQIDTHIVDSNGFDGYKLTQTNDVTTHAQFTIGFWFYTSCANLTGNGTPVFSNKNYYSGGNAGIAIGLFPGSGTSCNVRFNLGDGSTRNDINGLNVSANKWTYLALTIDTAAKKINAYVFDPVLGEEKVLSQTLSVNIAKLPGLGVFGLNEDGTGRYYMNACNDTPPYTVGKCAATPPDVQAFSDLALWTRVVTETELQSIFGSGQPLSTLTH is encoded by the coding sequence ATGAGACGGCACACCGTCGTGCAATTCGCATGCGGCTTGGCGCTGCTTGGCGCGCTGGGCGCAACGGCTGCGTTGAGTGGCTGTGGCGGCGTATCGCATTCCAGCGACAACAGCTCCGGCAACAGCGCGGGTAACACACAAGTCGGCGCGGGTACGCCGGCCAGCACGCCGGCTACGTCCGGCGCACCGGCGGCCAAAAAGATGCTGCTGGTCGAACTCGACGGCGTGACGTATAGCGCGCTGAGCGCGGGTATCGCCGGCGGTAAGCTGCCCAATCTGGCCAAGCTGACCGTGGCGCCCGCGTACAGCGGCGGCGTCAATGGCACGCTGTCGCAGCAACCGAACCTCGACACACCGGGCTGGGCGACCGTGCTGACCGGCACGTGGGCCGACCGTCACCAGATCAACTCCGACGCGCCTAACCAGGCCTCGCACAGCAGCACCGTGTTTCAGATGCTCAAGAGCGCGGGGGCCGGCACGGTGGGTGCCGCCGTCGATTCGAGCGGTCTCGCGGCTTTGCTGACGCCGGATCAGAATGCCGGCAATCTCGACGCGCTGGTGAACTGTGCCTCGGTCGACACCTGCGTCACGCAGAACAGCGTGAGCCTGATCGACAATGGCTACTCGCTGGTGTTCGCGCAATATCACTCCGCGCAAGACGCCGCGCTGAACGACGGGTTGTCGTCGGCGAACTACGCGAGCACGTTGACGCAACTCGATGCCGCGCTCGGCACGCTCGTCGCCGAAACCGCGAAACGCAGCAACGAGAACTGGCTGGTCGTGGTGACCAGCAGCCACGGTCTTAACGCGGCCGGCGGCACTGACGGTTTGCCGCTGCCGTCTGAATCGACCAGCTTCATCGCGCTGAACCAGGCGCCGAATGCGCGTCTCGGCAACACCACTGCGCCGACCACGATGGCCGCGCTCTACACGCGCGCCAGCATCGCCGACATCACGCCGACGCTGCTCGCCTACAAGAGCGCGCTGCCCGATCCCACGACCTATGCGCTCGACGGCGGGCAGTTCATCGGCGCCACGCCCGTATCGCAACTGCTCGGCACCACTGGCAGCGACAACGCCAGCCTCGTCCTCATATGGACGGCGCCCTCGACCGGCGCGATCAGCGTGCTGCGCAACGGTACCTTGATCGCGAGCCTGCCGGCGGGCACCGCGACCTATACCGACAGTCAGCTCGGCTTGACGGCTACCGGCGTCTACCCGTTCAACTACACGGTGGTGGCCGGTACCGCACCGCTCGCGACGATCACGCAGGTCGTCTACGTGCAACCGCCGCCGCCGCCGCCCCCACCGCCGCCGCTCGCGACCACGTTGACTAACGGTCTCTCCAGCTACTACCCGTTCGGCGCACTGCCGCCGGTGGATCGCCTGAACGCCAGCACGATGGGACCGTGGGCTGCGGACGCCGACGGCGGCTCGCTGGTCGCCGACCCGTTCGGTGGCAAGGGCTTGCAGATCGACACGCATATCGTCGACAGCAACGGCTTCGATGGCTACAAGCTCACGCAGACCAACGACGTTACGACCCACGCGCAATTCACGATCGGCTTCTGGTTCTACACCTCGTGCGCGAATCTCACGGGCAACGGCACGCCGGTGTTTTCGAACAAGAACTACTACTCAGGCGGCAATGCCGGCATCGCGATCGGCCTGTTCCCGGGTTCGGGCACGAGTTGCAACGTCCGCTTCAATCTCGGCGACGGCAGCACGCGCAACGACATCAACGGCCTGAACGTCAGCGCCAACAAGTGGACGTATCTCGCCCTGACCATCGATACCGCCGCGAAGAAGATCAATGCCTACGTCTTCGATCCGGTGCTCGGCGAGGAGAAGGTGCTGAGCCAGACGCTGAGCGTCAACATCGCCAAGCTGCCTGGCCTCGGTGTGTTCGGCCTGAACGAAGACGGCACCGGCCGCTACTACATGAACGCCTGTAACGACACGCCGCCGTACACCGTCGGCAAGTGCGCGGCGACGCCGCCGGACGTGCAAGCGTTTAGCGATCTCGCGCTGTGGACCCGTGTCGTCACCGAAACCGAGTTGCAGTCGATTTTCGGTTCGGGTCAGCCCCTGTCCACCCTTACTCACTGA
- a CDS encoding MFS transporter, DHA2 family, multidrug resistance protein has product MSSDSPPTSTAAPLNRPMITVSIMLATLIQTLDSTIANVALPHMQGTLSASQDEITWVLTSYIVAAAIATPLTGWLSDRLSVKRLLIFAIGGFTLASALCGLSETLTQIVASRLLQGVFGASLVPLSQSILLDINPREKQGQAMAVWGMGVMVGPILGPTLGGWLTDSYNWRWVFFINVPIGAFALFGVATFLPARKPKHDAKFDAFGFATLGLAIGGLQAMLDRGEQLDWFGSHEIVIEALIAAISFAFFLVHTATVGKKSFFKYELLKDPNFATGTFFIFVIGAVMYATRALLPPMLQNLMNYPVATTGLVTAPSGAGTMVAMLIAGRLLKRIDARLLLLAGFLISAFALWQMMHYTIVLSASDIVWPGVIQGFGLGLVFVPLSALTFSTLTPELRADGTATYSLMRNIGSSIGISIVQTLMTRNTQVSHADLAANITAFNPAIQPMLNGGSNYDLAALNVSITQQASMIAYLNDFKLMFVATLLVIPLLLLIRPSRQAPDASVAHAAMD; this is encoded by the coding sequence ATGTCCTCCGACTCCCCGCCGACGAGCACCGCCGCCCCGCTCAATCGGCCGATGATCACCGTCTCGATCATGCTCGCGACGCTGATCCAGACGCTCGATAGCACCATCGCCAACGTCGCGCTGCCGCACATGCAGGGCACGTTGTCGGCGTCGCAGGATGAGATCACGTGGGTGCTGACCTCGTATATCGTCGCGGCCGCGATCGCCACGCCACTGACCGGCTGGCTGTCCGACCGGCTCAGCGTCAAGCGGCTCCTGATCTTCGCGATCGGCGGCTTCACGCTGGCCTCGGCGCTGTGCGGATTGTCGGAAACGCTGACGCAAATCGTCGCGTCGCGCTTGCTGCAGGGAGTTTTCGGCGCCTCGCTGGTGCCGCTGTCGCAATCCATCCTGCTCGACATCAACCCGCGCGAAAAGCAGGGCCAGGCGATGGCGGTATGGGGCATGGGGGTGATGGTCGGACCGATTCTCGGGCCGACGCTCGGCGGCTGGCTCACCGATAGCTACAACTGGCGCTGGGTGTTTTTCATCAACGTTCCGATTGGTGCGTTCGCGCTGTTCGGCGTGGCGACCTTCCTGCCTGCGCGTAAACCAAAGCACGACGCGAAGTTCGACGCGTTCGGCTTTGCCACTCTCGGTCTTGCCATTGGCGGGCTGCAGGCGATGCTCGACCGCGGCGAGCAACTCGACTGGTTCGGCTCGCATGAGATCGTCATCGAGGCGCTGATCGCGGCGATCAGCTTCGCGTTCTTCCTCGTGCATACGGCGACGGTCGGCAAGAAATCGTTCTTCAAATATGAGTTACTGAAGGATCCGAACTTCGCCACCGGCACGTTCTTCATCTTCGTGATCGGCGCGGTGATGTATGCAACGCGCGCGTTGCTGCCGCCGATGCTGCAGAACCTGATGAACTATCCGGTCGCGACCACCGGTCTCGTCACGGCGCCGAGTGGCGCGGGGACCATGGTCGCGATGCTGATTGCCGGGCGGCTGTTGAAACGGATCGATGCGCGCTTGTTGCTGCTCGCCGGATTCCTGATCTCCGCGTTCGCGCTGTGGCAGATGATGCATTACACGATCGTGCTGTCGGCGTCGGACATTGTCTGGCCGGGTGTGATCCAGGGCTTCGGCCTGGGCCTCGTGTTCGTGCCGCTGAGCGCACTGACCTTCTCCACGCTCACGCCCGAACTGCGCGCGGATGGCACTGCAACGTACAGCCTGATGCGCAATATCGGCAGCAGTATCGGCATTTCGATCGTGCAGACGCTGATGACGCGCAACACCCAGGTGTCGCACGCGGACCTCGCCGCGAATATCACGGCGTTCAATCCGGCGATTCAGCCGATGCTCAATGGCGGCTCGAACTACGACCTGGCGGCGCTGAACGTGTCGATTACCCAGCAGGCGTCGATGATCGCCTATCTGAACGACTTCAAGCTGATGTTCGTGGCGACGCTGTTGGTGATTCCGCTGCTGCTGTTGATCCGCCCGTCGCGCCAGGCGCCGGATGCATCGGTGGCGCACGCCGCGATGGATTGA
- a CDS encoding TAP-like protein produces MKIISAKTISLTFVAALAGCGGAEDDPTPEQKLALALKPYFEQQVAWHPCDKARVPSISENEAASARFRCADLRAPMDWGNPAKGDITVAVTRLAVKDPARRKGSLLFNPGGPGGDGILANVQFYYQLTMYPTPSRQQLLSEYDLIGFSIRGMGSSTQLTCASDERLSTVWWGSDTSVPTVDALLRNAELKSKACEKNPLTPFINTGQIARDMELIRVVSGDAKLNYIGVSYGTWLGAWYAGLFPERTGRMVLGANVDFSARTFVEAGTLALPPAMQRIVDEIIGPYAARHDVYFNLGTDPAATRRLFEALPPALQAATSFALDESHVLMISGRIDEGASVFVAAKGVQQILEQSPGGTQEQIQALARQHVFSHHPLANQRALRLATETLIPGYFKAKQPSPFADDALRMTTEHAVDLAVICNDTPALSTDRQFWIDKHREYAQRYPLGSGVLGGSVLNFSCLFWQAPQPAVIKPTIEQVARAPAIVMIQNQFDGVTAAEGALQMFDRLPNASLLYLKDEYSHAGYPSGNPCVDEPVTQYLLNGIPPPRRVDCEDNRKLWLDAGNEMKR; encoded by the coding sequence ATGAAAATCATCTCGGCAAAAACGATCTCGCTCACTTTCGTCGCAGCCTTGGCCGGCTGCGGTGGCGCGGAAGATGACCCGACACCGGAGCAGAAACTCGCTTTGGCTTTGAAACCGTACTTCGAGCAACAAGTGGCCTGGCACCCGTGCGACAAGGCCCGTGTGCCTTCGATTTCCGAGAACGAGGCCGCCTCTGCGCGCTTTCGTTGTGCGGATCTTCGCGCCCCGATGGACTGGGGTAATCCTGCAAAAGGCGACATAACGGTTGCTGTGACGCGGCTTGCCGTGAAGGACCCGGCGAGGCGCAAGGGCTCGCTGCTATTCAATCCGGGCGGCCCAGGCGGAGACGGCATTCTGGCAAACGTTCAGTTTTACTATCAATTGACTATGTACCCGACGCCGTCCCGACAACAACTGCTCAGCGAGTACGATCTGATCGGTTTTTCAATACGGGGAATGGGCTCTAGCACGCAATTGACCTGCGCTTCCGACGAGCGCCTGAGCACCGTTTGGTGGGGTAGCGATACGAGTGTGCCAACCGTTGATGCCTTGCTGCGCAATGCCGAACTCAAATCGAAGGCGTGCGAGAAGAACCCGCTTACCCCCTTTATCAATACCGGGCAGATTGCCCGGGACATGGAGCTGATTCGGGTCGTCTCGGGCGACGCAAAACTCAATTACATTGGCGTCTCGTACGGCACATGGCTCGGTGCCTGGTATGCGGGTCTGTTTCCCGAGCGCACCGGACGCATGGTGCTGGGCGCCAACGTGGATTTTTCCGCGCGTACCTTCGTCGAGGCGGGCACCTTGGCGCTGCCGCCGGCGATGCAGCGGATTGTTGACGAGATTATCGGGCCTTACGCGGCACGCCACGATGTGTATTTCAATCTGGGCACTGACCCGGCGGCGACACGGCGATTGTTCGAGGCGTTGCCACCCGCATTGCAGGCAGCGACCTCATTCGCACTAGACGAGTCGCACGTATTGATGATATCCGGCCGCATCGATGAGGGGGCGTCTGTGTTCGTGGCGGCGAAAGGTGTTCAGCAGATACTCGAGCAGAGCCCTGGTGGCACGCAGGAGCAGATCCAGGCGCTCGCAAGACAGCACGTTTTCTCGCATCATCCACTTGCCAATCAGAGGGCGCTCAGGCTCGCCACGGAGACTTTAATTCCGGGGTACTTTAAAGCGAAACAGCCGTCTCCTTTCGCGGACGACGCGTTGCGCATGACCACCGAGCATGCCGTCGATCTGGCGGTCATCTGCAACGACACGCCTGCGCTCAGCACGGACAGGCAGTTCTGGATCGACAAACACAGGGAGTATGCACAGCGCTACCCCTTGGGCAGTGGTGTGCTAGGGGGGAGCGTCCTCAATTTTAGCTGTCTGTTCTGGCAGGCGCCGCAACCAGCGGTGATCAAGCCGACCATCGAACAGGTGGCGCGTGCGCCGGCGATTGTGATGATCCAGAATCAATTCGACGGCGTGACTGCTGCAGAGGGCGCGCTGCAGATGTTCGACAGGCTGCCGAACGCGAGCTTGCTCTACCTTAAAGACGAGTACTCGCACGCCGGTTATCCGTCCGGTAACCCTTGCGTGGACGAGCCGGTCACGCAGTACTTGCTGAACGGCATACCGCCGCCCCGACGAGTGGACTGCGAAGATAACAGGAAGTTGTGGCTCGACGCCGGGAACGAGATGAAGCGTTAA
- a CDS encoding transcriptional regulator, MarR family, whose protein sequence is MTIQLEERFGFLISDVGRLTGKRFDDLAKSSVDLTRAQCRVLANLAHYGDVNQARLADLLEVAPISAGRLLDRMEEGGWIERTANPQDRRERQVRMTPKAERTLGKARKVGDEVALEALNGFTDEEAKQLIALLQRVRGNLSRLVDR, encoded by the coding sequence ATGACCATCCAACTCGAAGAACGCTTCGGCTTTCTGATTTCCGACGTCGGCCGCCTGACAGGCAAGCGTTTCGACGATCTCGCGAAGTCATCAGTCGATCTGACGCGCGCGCAGTGCCGCGTGCTGGCCAACCTCGCCCATTACGGCGACGTCAATCAGGCGCGGCTTGCGGACCTGCTCGAAGTCGCGCCGATTTCGGCGGGACGTCTGCTGGACCGCATGGAAGAGGGCGGCTGGATCGAGCGCACGGCCAATCCGCAGGATCGCCGCGAGCGCCAGGTGCGCATGACGCCGAAGGCCGAGCGCACGCTCGGCAAGGCCCGCAAAGTGGGCGATGAAGTCGCGCTCGAAGCGCTGAACGGTTTCACCGACGAAGAAGCGAAGCAACTCATCGCGCTGCTGCAACGGGTGCGCGGTAATCTCAGCCGCCTCGTGGATCGCTGA
- a CDS encoding phospholipase C, whose translation MTSLDRRTFLRSAAGAAALSLFPPAIRRALAIPANNTTGTINDVQHVVIFMQENRSFDHYFGTLPGVRGFSDRFTIPQPGGTTVFQQNDGTRTVLPFYLDSTKGNALLAGGPHSWSDAHQAWDSGRMTQWPKAKGDVSMGYLKQADLPFHVALANAFTICDAYHCSLHGGTNSNRIFLWTGTNGASASANVVVNNDGWDGLGASATGLTWTTYPERLQAAGVSWKVYQNMPDNYTDNSLAGFATYRKVNETLPGSPLLPYTQSLEAVAPLYKGIGNTMPDGGFLQALKDDIAAGQMPQVSWIVSPQAYCEHPGASTPGQGGYYLQLLLDTLTANPDVWSKTVLFVNYDENDCFFDHMPPPDAPSKNTDGTFAGKSTVNTQYEYFTEPNPPGDSSPMVPDGQCFGPGPRVPMFVVSPWSTGGWVNSQVFDHTSVLRFLEQRFGVTETNISPWRRAVCGDLTSAFNFRNPNDAPVAALPAPTKAQADAQNTQQSALGAVPVPPVASQQMPQQVLMSRPSRALPYLLHVSANADVQDGLIWLIFSNTGTAGAVFHVYDQLHLDRVPRRYTVEAGKELSDSWAALADDQGNYSLWVLGPNGFHRSFQGSVKSVVTGPNPEVRVCYDITNNAVYLTIMNTGNATANVTVTSNAYRSDGPWTYAVPAGMQVEPYWSVSAVGGWYDFTLAGPGGLTRRFAGRVETGKDSVSDPAMGVAS comes from the coding sequence ATGACCTCATTGGACCGCCGTACCTTCCTGCGCAGCGCTGCGGGCGCTGCCGCGCTCAGCCTGTTTCCGCCGGCCATCCGCCGCGCGCTGGCGATTCCCGCGAACAACACGACCGGCACCATCAACGACGTCCAGCACGTCGTCATCTTCATGCAGGAGAACCGCTCGTTCGATCATTACTTCGGCACGCTGCCGGGCGTGCGCGGATTTAGCGACCGCTTCACGATTCCCCAGCCGGGCGGCACGACGGTGTTCCAGCAAAACGACGGCACTCGCACCGTGCTGCCGTTCTACCTCGACAGCACGAAAGGCAATGCGCTGCTCGCCGGCGGCCCGCATTCGTGGAGCGACGCGCATCAGGCATGGGACAGCGGACGCATGACGCAGTGGCCGAAAGCCAAGGGCGATGTGTCGATGGGCTATCTCAAGCAGGCCGATCTGCCGTTCCATGTCGCACTGGCGAATGCTTTCACGATCTGCGACGCCTATCACTGCTCGCTGCATGGCGGCACCAACTCGAACCGGATCTTCCTGTGGACCGGCACCAATGGCGCCAGTGCGAGCGCCAATGTGGTGGTCAACAACGATGGTTGGGACGGCCTGGGCGCTTCGGCTACCGGCCTCACTTGGACGACTTATCCGGAGCGTCTTCAGGCAGCGGGCGTGAGCTGGAAGGTCTACCAGAACATGCCGGACAACTACACGGACAATTCGCTCGCCGGCTTTGCGACCTACCGCAAGGTCAACGAGACACTGCCGGGTTCGCCGTTGTTGCCCTACACGCAGTCGCTCGAAGCGGTGGCGCCGCTGTACAAAGGCATCGGCAATACGATGCCCGATGGCGGCTTCCTGCAAGCGTTGAAAGACGACATCGCTGCCGGACAGATGCCGCAAGTCAGCTGGATCGTGTCGCCGCAGGCGTACTGCGAGCATCCGGGCGCCTCGACCCCGGGACAGGGCGGCTATTACCTGCAACTGTTGCTCGACACGCTGACCGCGAACCCCGACGTGTGGAGCAAGACCGTGCTGTTCGTCAATTACGACGAGAACGATTGCTTCTTCGATCACATGCCACCGCCTGACGCGCCGAGCAAAAATACCGACGGCACGTTCGCCGGCAAATCCACGGTGAACACGCAGTACGAGTACTTCACGGAGCCGAATCCGCCCGGCGATTCGTCGCCGATGGTGCCGGACGGGCAATGCTTCGGACCGGGTCCGCGTGTGCCGATGTTCGTCGTGTCGCCGTGGAGCACTGGCGGCTGGGTGAATTCGCAGGTGTTCGACCATACGTCGGTGCTGCGTTTTCTGGAGCAGCGTTTCGGCGTGACCGAAACCAATATCAGCCCGTGGCGGCGCGCGGTGTGCGGCGATCTCACGTCGGCGTTCAATTTCCGTAATCCGAACGATGCGCCGGTGGCGGCGCTGCCTGCACCGACCAAAGCCCAAGCCGATGCGCAGAACACGCAGCAGAGCGCCTTGGGCGCGGTGCCCGTGCCGCCGGTGGCGAGTCAGCAGATGCCGCAACAGGTGCTGATGTCGCGGCCGTCGCGCGCGTTGCCGTATCTGTTGCATGTGAGTGCCAATGCCGATGTGCAGGACGGTTTGATCTGGCTGATTTTCAGCAACACGGGCACGGCGGGCGCCGTGTTCCATGTGTACGACCAGTTGCACCTCGATCGGGTGCCACGCCGCTATACCGTCGAAGCAGGCAAGGAACTGTCGGATTCGTGGGCTGCGCTCGCCGATGACCAGGGCAACTACAGCCTGTGGGTGCTGGGGCCGAACGGTTTTCATCGCTCGTTCCAGGGCAGCGTCAAGTCAGTCGTGACCGGGCCGAACCCGGAAGTGCGCGTGTGCTACGACATCACGAACAATGCGGTCTATCTGACGATCATGAATACCGGCAACGCGACGGCCAACGTGACGGTCACCTCGAATGCGTATCGCAGCGATGGCCCGTGGACGTACGCAGTGCCGGCGGGCATGCAGGTTGAACCGTACTGGTCGGTGAGCGCCGTGGGTGGGTGGTACGATTTCACGCTCGCCGGACCGGGTGGTTTGACGCGGCGGTTTGCAGGCCGTGTCGAAACCGGTAAGGACAGCGTCAGCGATCCGGCAATGGGTGTGGCGAGTTAG